From a region of the Salvelinus alpinus chromosome 2, SLU_Salpinus.1, whole genome shotgun sequence genome:
- the LOC139541051 gene encoding general transcription factor II-I repeat domain-containing protein 2A-like, whose product MVETAGLLCPESKAKFEKISLARRTVTRRVELIDEDIVSELNKKAESFKLYSLALDESNDIKDTAQLLIFIRGINDSFEITEELLSMESLKGKTRGEDLYEQVSAVIERMKLPWSKLANVTTDGSPNLTGKNIGLLKRIQDKVKEENPDQDVILLHCIIHQESLCKSVLQLNHVVDPVVKLVNFIRARGLNHRQFITFLEETNADHQDLLYHSRVRWLSLGKVFQRVWELKDEIRSFFNLMGKSEEFPELSDTNWLCDFAFAVDIFSHMNELNVKLQGKDQFAHDMYTNVRAFKSKLVLFSRQMSNKSFAHFPTLAVQKEAARNAKKYCKSLDDLHREFCRRFCDFEKIDKSLQLVSCPLSQDPESAPQELQLELIDLQSDSVSKEKFKSLKLNDFYASLNKTAFPNLRRTAQKMLVLFGSTYVCEQTFSVMKINKAHHRSKLTDQHLRSVLRIATTKLTPDFDALAKKGDQQHCSH is encoded by the coding sequence ATGGTAGAGACAGCAGGTCTCTTGTGTCCGGAGAGCAAAGCCAAGTTTGAAAAAATCAGTTTAGCACGCAGGACAGTGACTCGCCGCGTGGAACTGATTGACGAAGATATAGTCAGCGAGTTAAACAAAAAGGCGGAGTCCTTTAAGTTATATTCACTAGCACTGGATGAAAGTAACGACATAAAAGACACTGCTCAGCTCCTAATTTTTATCCGAGGGATTAACGACAGTTTTGAGATAACGGAGGAGCTTTTGAGCATGGAATCACTGAAAGGGAAAACGCGAGGAGAGGACTTATATGAACAGGTGTCTGCTGTCATCGAGAGAATGAAGCTACCTTGGAGTAAACTTGCCAATGTCACCACGGATGGATCGCCAAATTTAACTGGAAAAAACATCGGGCTGCTGAAAAGAATCCAGGATAAAGTGAAAGAAGAAAACCCTGACCAGGATGTTATTTTACTTCACTGCATCATTCATCAGGAGTCTCTGTGTAAGTCTGTATTGCAGCTTAATCACGTCGTGGATCCAGTTGTAAAACTTGTTAACTTCATACGAGCAAGGGGACTTAATCATCGTCAGTTCATTACGTTCCTGGAAGAAACTAATGCGGATCACCAGGACCTACTTTACCACTCTCGCGTCCGCTGGTTAAGTTTGGGGAAAGTGTTTCAACGAGTCTGGGAGCTCAAAGACGAGATTCGCTCATTTTTTAATTTAATGGGGAAATCCGAAGAATTCCCCGAGCTGAGCGACACAAACTGGCTTTGTGACTTTGCGTTTGCTGTGGACATATTTTCACACATGAATGAGCTGAACGTGAAGCTACAGGGGAAAGATCAGTTTGCGCACGACATGTACACAAATGTGAGAGCCTTCAAATCCAAGCTGGTTTTATTCTCCAGGCAAATGTCAAACAAATCTTTCGCACATTTCCCCACACTAGCCGTGCAGAAAGAGGCCGCCCGAAATGCGAAGAAATACTGCAAATCACTGGACGATCTGCACAGAGAATTTTGCCGTCGGTTCTGTGATTTTGAAAAAATTGACAAGTCACTTCAACTGGTGTCCTGTCCCCTGTCACAAGACCCCGAATCAGCACCGCAGGAGCTGCAATTGGAACTGATCGATCTTCAGTCTGACTCCGTCTCAAAGGAGAAGTTCAAGTCTCTTAAACTGAATGACTTTTACGCTTCACTTAACAAGACCGCGTTTCCAAACCTCCGGAGGACGGCGCAGAAGATGCTGGTGTTGTTTGGCTCGACCTACGTGTGTGAGCAGACGTTTAGCGTCATGAAAATCAACAAAGCCCATCACAGATCCAAGTTAACTGACCAACACCTCAGATCTGTCCTGAGAATTGCCACAACAAAACTAACTCCAGACTTTGATGCACTGGCAAAAAAGGgagaccaacaacactgttcccaCTGA
- the LOC139565104 gene encoding ubiquitin carboxyl-terminal hydrolase 37-like gives MRTMLSCSWLIDGSLLSFFGICSLVGVFRSPSKHPSPVKSSPVVSRPSSPSPTNSLDSHGDTSQEGATVRPLSLQDHSSPRPQRPDSSQGQLSHQRVRGERGALVNMELLGLPNIGNTCFLNATLQCLLVLPSFSKEILRQEQLWSSSPFSNLLGCLSDVHRSGLPGSGANQASKADLMWKVKCSLSGYDLKYLGDMQQDAHELLVNMLCQLKKEGMILKTLGVNYTCPVSQLEFQLVSVRTCTSCGRESSTREDYNHLSLDFSSERTLLSSLALTFKGKKVEFTCAGCKGFYASKVEQFHTLPLVLVLHLKRFGGPGGLEKLETPLLFPSELRLSTLFGDIVPPLHSASPQALTNQAPNIQVSIPQTLASQVSSPPGEAKDSALCCSGHYISDILNASGNWFCCNDSQVSMSNEATVLRTRARSAYLLFYMFRAGEQEAPAHKA, from the exons ATGCGGACGATGTTGTCCTGTAGCTGGCTCATTGATGGTTCACTTCTCAGCTTCTTTGGAAtttgctccttggttggggtattCAG GTCACCTTCCAAACACCCTTCCCCAGTGAAATCCTCTCCAGTGGTGTCCCGCCCTAGTTCTCCCTCTCCTACCAACTCTCTGGACAGTCATGGAGACACCAGCCAAGAGGGCGCAACAGTCAG aCCTCTGTCTCTTCAGGACCACTCTAGCCCAAGGCCCCAGAGGCCAGACTCTTCACAGGGCCAGCTCAGCCACCAGAGGGTCAGAGGAGAACGGGGGGCCCTGGTCAACATGGAACTTCTTGG GTTGCCTAACATTGGCAACACTTGCTTCCTAAACGCCACCCTGCAGTGCCTCCTGGTCCTGCCTTCCTTCTCAAAGGAAATCCTACGCCAGGAACAACTCTGgagctcctcccccttctccaacCTGCTCGG GTGTCTGTCTGATGTGCACCGTTCGGGTCTACCTGGCAGTGGCGCAAACCAGGCCTCAAAAGCAGACCTCATGTGGAAGGTCAAGTGCTCCTTGTCGGGATATGATTTGAAGTATCTGGGGGACATGCAACAG GACGCACACGAGTTACTTGTGAATATGCTGTGCCAGCTGAAGAAGGAGGGCATGATACTGAAGACGCTCGGGGTGAACTATACCTGCCCTGTTTCCCAGCTGGAGTTCCAGCTTGTGTCAGTGCGCACATGTACCAG CTGTGGGCGTGAGTCGTCCACCAGAGAGGATTACAATCACCTCTCATTGGACTTCAGCTCTGAGCGCACCTTGCTAAGCAGCCTAGCACTCACTTTCAAA GGCAAAAAGGTCGAATTCACATGTGCGGGCTGCAAAGGCTTCTACGCCTCAAAAGTGGAGCAGTTCCACACACTGCCTCT TGTGCTGGTTCTGCATCTGAAGAGGTTTGGAGGACCTGGGGGCTTGGAGAAGCTGGAAACTCCTCTTTTGTTTCCTTCGGAGCTGAGGCTCTCCACCCTCTTTGGGGACATTGTGCCACCCCTGCACAGTGCCAGCCCACAGGCCCTGACCAACCAGGCCCCCAATATCCAGGTGTCCATCCCCCAGACCCTCGCCAGCCAAGTCTCCAGCCCACCTGGAGAGGCAAAAGATAGCGCCCTCTGCTGTTCAG GGCACTACATTAGTGACATCTTGAATGCAAGTGGAAACTGGTTCTGCTGTAATGACAGCCAGGTGTCAATGTCCAATGAAGCCACTGTGCTGAGGACCAGAGCCCGGAGTGCTTACCTGCTCTTCTATATGTTCAG GGCAGGAGAGCAGGAGGCCCCAGCACACAAGGCCTAA